TGGCGCGGGCCCTCGTCCGCCGGGGCTGGGTTTGCCTGGCGCCGCATTTTCGCGGCAGCTGGGGGAGCCACGGGCAGTATTCCTTTTCCGGAATTTTGCAAGACACCGCGTATTTTTGGCGGATTCTCAACCGCGATCCGCAAGTGAAGAGGCGTTCGACGGCGGTTTTGGGTTTCAGCATGGGCGGCTGGGCCGCGCTGAATTTTGCGGCTCAAGGCGGCCGTAGCGCCAAAGCGGTCGTCGCTTTAGCGCCCATGGCCGGCTCGCGGCAATGGTTCGGTTCCCGTTCGCGCAAGAAAGTTTGGGATTTGGCGCGGACCTTGGACATCCGCTCCAAGGACGCGCTTTGGCGGGATTTTAAAAGGACCTTGGCCGTCCACGATCCGATGAACGTCGTGGGAAAGATCGCCGCGCCGCTGCTGATCGCTCACGGGACGCAAGACGAGTTGGTCCCTTATGAGTTGGGCCGGGGGCTT
This DNA window, taken from Elusimicrobiota bacterium, encodes the following:
- a CDS encoding alpha/beta fold hydrolase is translated as MRIDSVLLSVQGQKRVGVRYAPDQEGKKRPGLLMLHGFPGAEKNVDVARALVRRGWVCLAPHFRGSWGSHGQYSFSGILQDTAYFWRILNRDPQVKRRSTAVLGFSMGGWAALNFAAQGGRSAKAVVALAPMAGSRQWFGSRSRKKVWDLARTLDIRSKDALWRDFKRTLAVHDPMNVVGKIAAPLLIAHGTQDELVPYELGRGLFVRAGSPKRFVTVRGADHQFSEHREKLIQSVVSFLTETIKS